In Xanthocytophaga agilis, the following are encoded in one genomic region:
- a CDS encoding helix-turn-helix transcriptional regulator, whose translation MNLQQIGERIRYVRTEITGLSQREFVQRMGLGQSNISALEKGQSLPSCFFLYSLHITYNINLNWLMTGGGEAKNTPITH comes from the coding sequence ATGAATCTACAACAAATCGGCGAACGCATTCGCTATGTACGTACCGAAATCACAGGACTTTCCCAACGCGAGTTTGTGCAGCGAATGGGCCTGGGCCAAAGCAACATCTCAGCTCTGGAAAAGGGCCAGTCGCTCCCCAGCTGCTTTTTCCTCTACAGCCTGCACATCACTTACAATATAAACCTGAACTGGCTCATGACCGGAGGCGGAGAAGCGAAGAATACACCTATCACACACTAA